A genomic segment from Arcobacter acticola encodes:
- a CDS encoding tetraacyldisaccharide 4'-kinase: protein MKQKLYLWIEDYLFFPNSLQKIISFLLLPLTFIYMLIILIKRAMAKEIEFAIPIISVGNIIVGGSGKTPVTIKLASKYENACVILRGYGRISKGLFVVSNKGKILVDVKTSGDEAMLLANSLPKATIIVSENRIKAILKAKELGCKIVFLDDGFSKYQIAKFNILLRPKDEPTNVFCLPSGGYREPKGFYAQADIELLEGSDFKRVISIKKDGIQSEIPSQTVLITAISKPKRLLEYLPNNIELISFSDHYDFTLEDISKIQEKYKDYSFLTTGKDFVKLEKFNLKNLYLMDLDIKIDDEVDFSLMNEYIESFNKGV, encoded by the coding sequence TTGAAACAAAAACTATACTTATGGATTGAAGATTATCTCTTCTTTCCAAATAGCTTACAAAAAATAATCTCTTTTTTACTTCTTCCTTTAACTTTTATTTATATGCTAATTATTTTAATTAAACGTGCAATGGCAAAAGAAATAGAGTTTGCTATTCCAATTATTTCAGTTGGAAATATAATTGTAGGTGGTAGTGGGAAAACTCCAGTTACTATAAAATTGGCTTCAAAATATGAAAATGCATGTGTAATTTTAAGAGGTTATGGACGAATTTCAAAGGGTTTATTTGTAGTTTCAAATAAAGGTAAAATTTTAGTAGATGTAAAAACAAGTGGTGATGAAGCTATGCTTTTAGCAAACTCTTTACCAAAAGCTACGATAATAGTAAGTGAAAATAGAATAAAAGCTATTTTAAAAGCAAAAGAGCTTGGATGTAAAATAGTTTTTTTAGATGATGGATTTTCAAAATATCAAATAGCAAAATTTAATATTTTACTAAGACCAAAAGATGAACCAACAAATGTCTTTTGTTTGCCAAGTGGTGGCTATAGAGAACCAAAAGGTTTTTATGCACAAGCTGATATTGAACTTCTTGAAGGAAGTGATTTTAAAAGAGTCATTAGTATTAAAAAAGATGGTATTCAAAGTGAGATTCCATCTCAAACAGTTTTAATAACAGCAATTTCAAAACCTAAAAGATTATTAGAGTATTTACCAAATAATATAGAATTGATTTCTTTTTCTGATCATTATGATTTTACACTAGAAGATATTTCTAAAATACAAGAAAAATATAAAGATTACTCTTTTTTAACCACAGGAAAAGATTTTGTAAAATTAGAAAAATTCAATTTAAAAAATCTTTATTTAATGGATTTAGATATAAAAATTGATGATGAAGTTGATTTTTCTTTGATGAATGAATATATAGAAAGTTTTAATAAAGGGGTTTAA
- a CDS encoding PLDc N-terminal domain-containing protein, protein MMGVLVSSFLMIFIVFTFILYIYILIDILKHEFTGYNKIIWILVLIFFPILGAILYLVFGRSQRIK, encoded by the coding sequence ATGATGGGTGTATTAGTATCTTCATTTTTAATGATATTTATAGTTTTTACTTTTATTTTATATATTTATATTTTAATTGATATTTTAAAACATGAATTTACAGGTTACAATAAAATTATATGGATTCTTGTTTTGATTTTTTTTCCAATTTTAGGTGCAATTTTGTATTTAGTTTTTGGAAGGTCTCAAAGAATAAAGTAG
- the hemN gene encoding oxygen-independent coproporphyrinogen III oxidase, translated as MIDFKKFEKYSRPGPRYTSYPTAPEFSVEFTQEDLKDYYKNQSDDRALSLYIHMPFCRSACYFCGCNTIFTSKEDKKVTYIEYLKKELNILKNHLNTQRVVTQMHFGGGTPTFFSPKQLEEVIIAIKDIFPNFASDAEVSCEVDPRHFTKEHMDVLKAGGCNRLSFGVQDLDETVQKTIHRIQPFELTQNVIKIAREAGIHSVNTDLIYGLPHQTRESFKRTLEKMITLDTDRFAVFNYAHVPWLMKTMRKFDETTFPKPKEKLEMLKDTIDFFTSNGYKMVGMDHFAKPEDELFKAIEKGELHRNFQGYTTKGGADLIGIGLTSIGNGVDYYAQNFKDLEPWEKAIDNGDLPVFKGYRLSLDDQLRQFVIMELMSNFSLNIIRVEKEFDINFKKYFADALEALKEFEEAELITISNEKIEVSQTGTMLIRNICMPFDAYLNKIPEDKRRFSKTI; from the coding sequence ATGATAGATTTTAAAAAATTCGAGAAATATTCAAGACCAGGGCCTAGATATACTTCATATCCAACAGCCCCTGAGTTTAGTGTTGAGTTTACACAAGAGGACTTAAAAGATTACTATAAAAATCAAAGTGATGATAGAGCCTTGTCTTTATATATACATATGCCTTTTTGTAGAAGTGCTTGTTATTTTTGTGGATGTAATACAATCTTTACTTCAAAAGAAGATAAAAAAGTAACTTATATAGAATATTTAAAAAAAGAGTTAAATATTCTAAAAAATCATTTAAATACACAAAGAGTTGTAACTCAAATGCATTTTGGAGGAGGAACACCAACATTCTTCTCTCCTAAGCAATTAGAAGAAGTAATTATTGCTATTAAAGATATTTTTCCAAATTTTGCTAGTGATGCTGAAGTTTCATGTGAAGTAGACCCAAGACATTTTACAAAAGAGCATATGGATGTTTTAAAAGCTGGTGGTTGCAATAGATTAAGTTTTGGTGTTCAAGATTTAGATGAAACTGTACAAAAAACTATTCATAGAATTCAACCTTTTGAATTAACTCAAAATGTGATTAAAATAGCAAGAGAAGCAGGAATTCATTCTGTAAATACAGATTTAATATATGGACTTCCTCATCAAACAAGAGAGAGTTTCAAAAGAACTTTAGAAAAAATGATAACTTTAGATACGGATAGATTTGCAGTATTTAATTATGCTCATGTTCCTTGGCTTATGAAAACTATGAGAAAGTTTGATGAAACAACTTTTCCTAAACCAAAAGAAAAACTAGAGATGCTAAAAGATACAATTGATTTCTTTACATCAAACGGTTATAAAATGGTTGGAATGGATCACTTTGCAAAACCAGAAGATGAGCTATTTAAAGCCATTGAAAAAGGTGAATTACATAGAAACTTTCAAGGTTATACAACTAAAGGTGGAGCTGATTTAATAGGAATCGGACTTACATCTATTGGAAATGGTGTTGATTATTATGCCCAAAACTTCAAAGATTTAGAGCCTTGGGAAAAGGCTATTGATAATGGTGATTTACCTGTATTTAAAGGTTATAGATTATCTTTAGATGATCAATTAAGACAATTTGTAATTATGGAATTAATGAGTAACTTCTCTTTAAATATAATAAGAGTTGAAAAAGAATTTGATATTAACTTCAAAAAGTACTTTGCAGATGCACTAGAGGCTTTAAAAGAGTTTGAAGAAGCTGAGTTAATAACAATCAGCAATGAGAAAATTGAAGTATCTCAAACAGGAACTATGCTTATTAGAAATATTTGTATGCCATTTGATGCATATTTAAATAAAATTCCTGAAGATAAAAGAAGATTCTCTAAAACAATCTAA
- the argF gene encoding ornithine carbamoyltransferase produces MRHFLTLADYSKDEILEILDLAKQIKTETKAKEFKKYMPNQTLGMIFEKSSTRTRVSFETGIYQLGGIGLFLSSNDIQLGRGEPMSDTSRVISRMVDMVMIRTFEHSKIEEFAKYSKVPVINGLTNEFHPVQLMADYMTIQEAGLDKDLVAAYVGDGNNMAHSWLNMAAKLGFELRIATPKGYEVDASILANALEMAKLSGAKITITNDPKVAVKGSTVVTTDTWVSMGQEAEKEKRLKDFEGYIVDSNMMKVAQEKAIFLHCLPAYRGYEVSEEVMEGPQSLIFEEAENRLHAQKGVMVWLDRKRDIK; encoded by the coding sequence ATGAGACATTTCTTAACATTAGCAGACTATTCTAAAGATGAGATCTTAGAAATACTAGACCTTGCGAAACAAATTAAAACTGAGACTAAAGCAAAAGAGTTCAAAAAGTATATGCCTAATCAAACATTGGGAATGATTTTTGAAAAAAGTTCAACAAGAACTAGAGTATCTTTTGAAACAGGTATTTATCAGTTAGGTGGTATAGGTTTATTTCTATCATCAAATGATATTCAATTAGGACGAGGTGAGCCAATGAGCGATACTTCAAGAGTAATTTCAAGAATGGTTGATATGGTAATGATTAGAACTTTTGAACATAGTAAAATTGAAGAGTTCGCAAAATATTCAAAAGTTCCTGTAATAAATGGTTTAACAAATGAATTCCATCCCGTTCAATTAATGGCTGATTATATGACTATACAAGAAGCAGGTCTTGATAAAGATTTGGTTGCTGCATATGTTGGTGATGGAAATAATATGGCTCATTCATGGCTTAATATGGCTGCAAAACTTGGTTTTGAACTTAGAATTGCAACACCTAAAGGTTATGAAGTTGATGCTTCAATTTTAGCAAATGCTCTTGAAATGGCAAAATTAAGTGGTGCAAAAATCACTATAACTAATGATCCAAAAGTTGCTGTAAAAGGTTCTACTGTTGTTACAACTGATACTTGGGTATCAATGGGGCAAGAGGCTGAGAAGGAAAAAAGATTAAAAGATTTTGAAGGTTATATCGTTGATTCAAATATGATGAAAGTTGCGCAAGAAAAAGCTATTTTCTTACACTGTTTACCTGCATATAGAGGTTATGAAGTAAGTGAAGAAGTTATGGAAGGCCCTCAAAGTTTAATCTTTGAAGAAGCAGAAAATAGACTACATGCACAAAAAGGTGTAATGGTTTGGTTAGATAGAAAAAGAGATATTAAATAA
- a CDS encoding ribonucleoside triphosphate reductase, protein MIDNILKRDGSKQKFESFKIEDAIKKAFKSVNIQYDISIFFNVLFEIKQKRLVAVEDIQDIIEKELFKARYFDVMKSFILYRHLHKIQREQILQIASDTTYINSTQTIQEYINGNDWRIKANSNTGYSHAGLINNSAGKVIANYWLDKVYSKEEGYAHRNADYHIHDLDCLSGYCAGWSLRVLLDEGFNGVRGRVESTAPSHFREALGQMANFLGILQSEWAGAQAFSSFDTYLAPYVFKDNLSYSEIKKAVRSFIYNLNVPARWGQSPFTNITIDWTVPSDLKDQIPTRNQKHLLKDFVNDELLEKIKEKGYKSFEELTYKDFQKEMNQINKAYYEIMTQGDKTGQPFTFPIPTVNITEDFDWYGENTDVLFENTAKIGSSYFQNFIGSQYVKDENGNLVPNEKAYKPGHVRSMCCRLQLDLRELLKRGGGLFGSAEMTGSIGVVTINMARLGYLYKSDINGLLLRLEELMELAKSTLEKKRVFVQDMYERGLYPYTKRYLPSFNNHFSTIGVNGMNEMIKNYFGENIDISTTVGNNFCIEILDFMRDKMIKFQEETGNLYNLEATPAEGTTYRFAKEDKKRYKDIIQAGKNKNIYYTNSSQLPVDYTDDPFEALSLQDELQCKYTGGTVLHLYMNERISSIDACRKFVKNTITNFKLPYITVTPLFSVCEIHGYLHGEHEYCPKCDEEILKKELKNDGKTRIA, encoded by the coding sequence ATGATTGATAATATATTAAAAAGAGATGGCTCAAAACAAAAATTTGAATCATTCAAAATAGAAGACGCAATAAAAAAAGCATTTAAAAGTGTAAACATTCAATATGATATTTCTATATTTTTTAATGTTTTGTTCGAAATAAAACAAAAAAGATTAGTTGCCGTTGAAGATATACAAGATATTATAGAAAAAGAGTTATTTAAAGCAAGATATTTTGATGTTATGAAATCATTTATTTTATATAGACATTTGCATAAAATACAAAGGGAACAAATATTACAAATTGCAAGTGATACCACATATATAAATTCAACTCAAACAATACAAGAGTATATAAATGGAAATGATTGGAGAATAAAAGCAAATTCAAATACAGGATATTCTCACGCTGGACTTATAAACAATAGTGCAGGAAAAGTAATAGCAAACTATTGGCTTGATAAGGTTTACTCAAAAGAAGAAGGGTATGCCCATAGAAATGCTGATTATCATATTCATGATTTAGATTGTTTAAGTGGATATTGTGCAGGTTGGAGTTTAAGAGTCTTATTAGATGAGGGATTTAATGGGGTAAGAGGTAGAGTTGAAAGCACTGCTCCTTCTCATTTTAGAGAAGCTTTAGGACAAATGGCAAATTTCTTAGGAATACTACAAAGTGAATGGGCAGGTGCTCAAGCTTTTAGTAGTTTTGATACTTATTTAGCTCCTTATGTTTTTAAAGATAATTTATCATATAGTGAAATAAAAAAAGCTGTAAGATCTTTTATATATAACCTTAATGTTCCAGCGCGTTGGGGACAAAGTCCATTTACAAATATAACTATAGATTGGACGGTTCCTTCTGATTTAAAAGATCAAATACCAACACGAAATCAAAAACATCTTCTAAAAGATTTTGTAAATGATGAATTATTGGAAAAAATCAAAGAAAAAGGTTATAAGTCATTTGAAGAGTTAACTTATAAAGATTTCCAAAAAGAGATGAATCAAATAAATAAGGCCTATTATGAAATAATGACTCAAGGGGATAAAACTGGGCAACCTTTTACTTTTCCAATTCCAACTGTTAATATCACTGAAGATTTTGATTGGTATGGAGAAAATACAGATGTATTATTTGAAAATACGGCAAAAATAGGAAGTTCATATTTTCAGAATTTTATAGGTAGTCAATATGTAAAAGATGAAAATGGAAATTTAGTTCCAAATGAGAAAGCCTATAAACCAGGTCATGTACGTTCTATGTGTTGTAGATTACAACTTGACTTAAGAGAACTTTTAAAACGTGGTGGCGGTCTTTTTGGTTCGGCTGAAATGACAGGAAGTATTGGGGTTGTTACAATTAACATGGCAAGACTTGGATATTTATATAAAAGTGATATAAATGGATTACTTTTACGACTTGAAGAGCTAATGGAGCTTGCAAAATCAACACTAGAAAAAAAGAGGGTATTTGTACAAGATATGTATGAAAGAGGCTTATACCCATATACAAAAAGGTATTTACCAAGTTTTAATAACCATTTTTCAACTATTGGTGTAAATGGAATGAATGAAATGATAAAAAACTACTTCGGAGAAAATATTGATATATCTACAACAGTTGGTAATAATTTTTGTATAGAAATATTAGATTTTATGAGAGATAAAATGATTAAATTTCAAGAAGAAACAGGAAATTTATATAACCTTGAAGCAACACCGGCTGAAGGAACTACTTATAGATTTGCAAAAGAAGATAAAAAAAGATATAAAGATATTATTCAAGCAGGTAAAAATAAAAATATCTATTATACAAATTCTTCACAACTTCCAGTTGATTATACTGATGACCCCTTTGAAGCCTTGTCTTTACAAGATGAACTTCAATGTAAATATACAGGAGGAACAGTTTTACACTTATACATGAATGAAAGAATATCTTCAATAGATGCTTGTAGAAAGTTTGTAAAAAATACAATTACAAATTTTAAATTACCCTATATTACAGTGACACCACTGTTTTCTGTTTGCGAAATTCATGGTTATTTACATGGTGAACATGAATATTGCCCAAAATGCGATGAAGAAATCTTAAAAAAGGAGTTAAAAAATGATGGAAAAACAAGAATTGCTTGA
- the nrdD gene encoding anaerobic ribonucleoside-triphosphate reductase, with translation MEKQELLEKNSEKRTKCMVYTRVMGYHRPVESFNIGKKGEHNQRVKFIESKDCL, from the coding sequence ATGGAAAAACAAGAATTGCTTGAGAAAAATAGCGAGAAAAGAACAAAGTGTATGGTTTATACTAGGGTTATGGGTTACCATAGACCAGTGGAAAGTTTCAACATAGGAAAAAAAGGTGAGCACAATCAAAGAGTTAAATTTATTGAATCAAAAGATTGTCTATAA
- a CDS encoding anaerobic ribonucleoside-triphosphate reductase activating protein, with product MNQKIVYNITKFTTTDYVGHLSCIIWFVSCNFRCLYCYNDNIVYTKEGNYTQNNILDFLKTRIGLLDSVVLSGGEATVHNVIPICKEIKKLGLKIKLDTNATNLPQIKKLIELNLLDYIAIDFKAPKYKFKEIVGVDMYDNTIKTIQYLISIDFTFELRTTINKSLLDENDINSMIETISNLGYKNIYYLQNFLETSSNIGNISKSSNIDKSKINTQNLTIQYRN from the coding sequence TTGAATCAAAAGATTGTCTATAACATTACAAAATTTACAACAACAGATTATGTAGGACATTTGTCTTGCATAATTTGGTTTGTTTCTTGTAACTTTAGATGTTTGTATTGCTATAATGATAATATAGTTTATACAAAAGAGGGAAATTATACTCAAAATAATATTCTTGATTTTTTAAAAACAAGAATTGGACTTCTTGATTCTGTAGTTTTATCAGGTGGAGAAGCAACCGTTCATAATGTTATACCAATTTGCAAAGAGATAAAAAAATTAGGCTTAAAAATAAAACTTGATACCAATGCTACAAATTTACCACAAATAAAAAAACTAATAGAATTAAATTTATTAGATTATATAGCCATTGATTTTAAAGCACCAAAGTATAAATTTAAAGAAATAGTAGGTGTTGATATGTATGATAATACTATTAAGACTATACAATATCTAATAAGTATAGATTTTACTTTCGAATTAAGAACTACAATAAATAAATCTTTGTTAGATGAAAATGATATAAATAGTATGATAGAAACTATTTCTAATTTAGGATATAAAAATATTTACTATTTACAAAACTTCTTAGAAACCTCATCAAATATTGGAAATATTTCTAAATCTTCTAATATAGATAAAAGTAAAATAAATACCCAAAATTTAACTATTCAATATAGAAATTAA
- a CDS encoding response regulator transcription factor, translating into MNYELLKTLKILIVEDEKRIAQLLKDAISDCFFSVVIAKDGIEGLKKFKTFKPDIIITDIMMPLCDGLDMTIKIKELDSFIPIIILSAHSDKEKLLKAIDVGISKYFIKPFDPEEVIEHINKIAPSLHKQKQVLLKEDFIFDNNTMSLYKDNSLITLTKREKEFLFLLIKNKNTIVSNQYIKEVLWDEEVNDERLRTFIKRLRLKTSKSIVENISAQGYLISILNS; encoded by the coding sequence ATGAACTACGAACTATTAAAAACACTAAAAATTCTAATTGTAGAAGATGAAAAAAGAATTGCACAACTTTTAAAAGATGCCATTTCTGATTGTTTCTTTTCTGTAGTAATTGCAAAAGATGGAATAGAAGGTTTAAAAAAATTTAAAACTTTTAAGCCTGATATCATAATAACTGATATTATGATGCCTTTATGTGATGGATTAGATATGACTATTAAGATAAAAGAATTAGATAGTTTTATTCCTATTATTATTCTAAGTGCTCATTCTGATAAAGAAAAGCTTTTAAAAGCTATAGATGTGGGAATTAGTAAGTATTTTATTAAACCTTTTGATCCAGAAGAAGTAATAGAGCATATAAATAAAATAGCTCCAAGCTTACACAAGCAAAAACAAGTTCTACTAAAAGAGGATTTTATTTTTGATAATAACACTATGTCTTTATACAAAGACAATTCTTTGATAACTTTAACAAAAAGAGAAAAAGAGTTTCTTTTTTTACTTATAAAAAATAAAAATACCATAGTAAGTAATCAATATATTAAAGAAGTACTTTGGGATGAAGAAGTTAATGATGAGAGATTAAGAACTTTTATAAAAAGACTTAGACTTAAAACATCAAAATCAATAGTTGAAAATATATCTGCACAAGGATATTTAATTTCTATATTGAATAGTTAA